The following are encoded together in the Pseudomonas xantholysinigenes genome:
- the fdhA gene encoding formaldehyde dehydrogenase, glutathione-independent → MSGNRGVVYLGAGKVEVQKIDYPKMQDPRGKKIEHGVILKVVSTNICGSDQHMVRGRTTAQVGLVLGHEITGEIVEMGRDVERLKIGDLVSVPFNVACGRCRSCKEMHTGVCLTVNPARAGGAYGYVDMGDWTGGQAEYVLVPYADFNLLKLPDRDKAMEKIRDLTCLSDILPTGYHGAVTAGVGPGSTVYVAGAGPVGLAAAASARLLGAACVIVGDLNPLRLAHAKSQGFEVVDLSKDTPLHEQIIDILGEPEVDCAVDAVGFEARGHGHEGAKHEAPATVLNSLMQVTRVAGKIGIPGLYVTEDPGAVDAAAKIGALSIRFGLGWAKSHSFHTGQTPTMKYNRQLMQAIMWDRINIAEVVGVQVISLDQAPEGYGEFDAGVPKKFVIDPHKTFSAV, encoded by the coding sequence ATGTCTGGTAACCGTGGAGTGGTGTATCTCGGCGCGGGCAAGGTCGAGGTGCAGAAAATCGACTACCCCAAGATGCAGGACCCGCGCGGCAAGAAGATCGAGCACGGAGTCATCCTCAAGGTGGTCTCCACCAACATCTGCGGCTCCGACCAGCACATGGTCCGCGGCCGCACCACCGCCCAGGTCGGCCTGGTATTGGGCCACGAAATCACCGGTGAAATCGTCGAAATGGGCCGTGACGTCGAACGCCTGAAGATCGGCGACCTGGTGTCGGTACCCTTCAACGTCGCCTGCGGCCGCTGCCGCTCGTGCAAAGAGATGCACACGGGTGTCTGCCTCACCGTCAACCCGGCCCGCGCCGGTGGCGCCTACGGCTATGTCGACATGGGCGACTGGACCGGCGGCCAGGCCGAGTACGTGCTGGTGCCCTACGCCGACTTCAACCTGCTGAAACTGCCTGACCGCGACAAGGCCATGGAGAAGATCCGCGACCTGACCTGCCTGTCCGACATCCTGCCGACCGGCTACCACGGCGCCGTCACCGCGGGTGTCGGCCCGGGTAGCACGGTCTATGTTGCCGGAGCTGGCCCGGTAGGCCTGGCCGCCGCTGCTTCCGCGCGCTTGCTGGGTGCTGCCTGCGTGATCGTCGGCGACTTGAACCCGCTGCGCCTGGCTCACGCCAAGTCGCAAGGTTTCGAGGTGGTCGATCTGTCCAAGGACACCCCGTTGCACGAGCAGATCATCGACATCCTCGGCGAGCCGGAAGTGGACTGCGCCGTCGACGCGGTGGGTTTCGAGGCTCGTGGACACGGCCATGAGGGCGCCAAGCATGAAGCCCCGGCCACCGTGCTCAACTCGCTGATGCAGGTGACCCGCGTGGCCGGCAAGATCGGTATCCCCGGCCTGTATGTGACCGAAGACCCGGGCGCGGTGGATGCCGCCGCCAAGATCGGTGCCCTGAGCATCCGTTTCGGCCTGGGCTGGGCCAAGTCGCACAGCTTCCACACCGGCCAGACCCCGACCATGAAGTACAACCGCCAGCTGATGCAGGCGATCATGTGGGATCGCATCAACATTGCCGAGGTGGTGGGCGTGCAGGTGATCAGCCTGGACCAGGCGCCGGAAGGCTATGGCGAGTTCGACGCGGGCGTGCCGAAGAAATTCGTGATCGACCCGCACAAGACCTTTAGCGCGGTGTGA
- a CDS encoding RHS repeat-associated core domain-containing protein, giving the protein MLKANASRSAAVLLGLDNQRSVITRQVAGNRDVLTYSPFGFSSTLEKYPLPGLTAQILEAAGLYLLGNGKRAYNPVLMRFHSPDAWSPFGMGGINAYAYCEQDPVNWQDLSGNERKKSGTWFPQNKLPTIYEIDAPGKFVPTREEAIQKLKTTPISALPEEIVKPFKRIESLEKTRQIQIETINISKRALEGRISTDSPLREIERPLMEQYIRETEKLQRKTERKIYLAREEFTRKVLRLTKDDWSAIDAKVEELRNNDTFARRLVGLFSGT; this is encoded by the coding sequence ATGTTGAAGGCCAATGCATCACGTTCCGCGGCAGTATTATTGGGTTTGGACAACCAACGGTCGGTGATTACACGTCAGGTTGCTGGGAACCGTGACGTGCTTACCTACTCGCCGTTTGGCTTCAGCAGCACCCTGGAAAAATATCCGTTGCCGGGACTCACTGCACAGATATTGGAGGCCGCAGGCCTCTATCTATTGGGCAATGGCAAACGCGCCTACAATCCTGTCCTGATGCGTTTTCACTCGCCAGATGCTTGGAGTCCGTTTGGCATGGGAGGAATCAATGCGTATGCTTATTGCGAACAGGATCCGGTCAACTGGCAAGATCTGTCGGGAAACGAGCGAAAGAAGTCAGGCACTTGGTTTCCCCAGAATAAGTTACCAACAATTTATGAGATAGACGCTCCCGGTAAGTTTGTACCGACTCGAGAAGAAGCAATACAAAAACTCAAAACAACACCTATATCTGCGCTGCCAGAGGAAATCGTAAAACCCTTTAAGCGCATAGAAAGCCTTGAGAAAACCAGGCAAATCCAGATCGAAACTATCAATATCAGTAAACGAGCCCTAGAGGGCCGCATTAGTACTGACTCACCGCTAAGGGAAATAGAAAGACCGCTCATGGAACAATACATCAGGGAAACGGAGAAACTACAACGGAAAACAGAGCGCAAAATATACCTAGCACGAGAAGAATTTACACGAAAGGTATTAAGACTGACAAAAGACGATTGGAGTGCGATCGATGCAAAAGTGGAAGAACTACGAAACAATGACACTTTCGCCCGCCGCCTGGTCGGCCTCTTCTCAGGTACTTGA
- a CDS encoding DUF2780 domain-containing protein: MKALTLATLMTLAASPVFAFNLSDVANAVSAAQSPQQNGQVQAPAAQANLLNTLGSELKITPEQAVGGAGAMLGLARNNLSSDDYGQLSKAVPGLDLLSGANGLGGLSGLGQLLGNDKTAPALSNALGNQVQNRGDLDNAFKALGMDTGMIGQFAPLILQYLGQQGIAGSLLQNLGSLWATPAVAAPSV, encoded by the coding sequence ATGAAAGCACTCACCCTGGCAACCCTGATGACCCTGGCCGCAAGCCCGGTGTTCGCCTTCAACCTTAGCGACGTCGCCAATGCGGTGTCTGCCGCGCAAAGCCCGCAGCAGAATGGCCAGGTCCAGGCGCCCGCCGCCCAGGCAAACCTGCTCAACACCCTGGGCAGCGAATTGAAGATCACCCCCGAGCAGGCCGTTGGCGGTGCTGGGGCGATGCTGGGGCTGGCACGCAACAACCTGAGCAGCGATGACTATGGCCAGCTGAGCAAGGCGGTGCCGGGCCTGGACCTGCTGTCCGGTGCCAATGGTTTGGGCGGCCTGAGTGGCTTGGGGCAGTTGCTGGGCAACGACAAGACTGCCCCGGCGTTGAGCAACGCCCTGGGCAACCAGGTGCAGAACCGGGGCGACCTGGACAATGCGTTCAAGGCACTGGGCATGGATACCGGCATGATCGGCCAGTTCGCGCCGTTGATCCTGCAGTACCTGGGGCAGCAGGGGATTGCCGGGTCGTTGCTGCAGAATCTGGGGAGCTTGTGGGCGACGCCGGCAGTGGCCGCGCCGTCGGTGTGA
- a CDS encoding acyltransferase: MRRLLTGILTLTLLLLNTLVLIGPLLVFALLKLVLPGRGRDYASAAVMWVAETWSEIDKAIFALCIPTQWDIRGVDTLRKDTSYLCVSNHQTWVDIPALIESLNRRVPFFKFFLKKELIWVPLLGLAWWGLDYPFMKRYSKAFLEKHPELKGKDLEITKAACELFKRQPVTVVNYLEGTRFTEAKRQEQQSPYRHLLKPKAGGVAFVLAALGEQLDALLDVTIVYPGNKAPGFWDLLNGSISRVIIDIRVRELDPALSEGDYENDPAFRQTVQAWVNQLWLDKDQRIEELRAEMR, translated from the coding sequence ATGCGTCGCCTGCTGACCGGCATCCTCACCCTCACCCTGCTGCTGCTCAACACCCTGGTGCTGATCGGCCCGCTGCTGGTCTTCGCCCTGCTCAAGCTGGTGTTGCCCGGCCGTGGCCGCGACTACGCGTCGGCCGCGGTGATGTGGGTTGCCGAAACCTGGTCGGAAATCGACAAGGCCATCTTCGCCCTGTGCATCCCGACCCAATGGGACATCCGTGGAGTCGACACGCTGCGCAAGGACACATCGTACCTGTGCGTCAGCAACCACCAGACCTGGGTCGATATCCCCGCGCTGATCGAAAGCCTCAACCGCCGCGTGCCGTTCTTCAAGTTCTTCCTCAAGAAAGAGCTGATCTGGGTACCGTTGCTGGGCCTGGCCTGGTGGGGGCTCGACTACCCGTTCATGAAGCGCTACAGCAAGGCGTTCCTGGAGAAGCACCCCGAGCTCAAGGGCAAGGACCTGGAGATCACCAAGGCCGCCTGCGAGCTGTTCAAGCGCCAGCCGGTGACCGTGGTCAACTACCTGGAAGGCACCCGCTTCACCGAGGCCAAGCGCCAGGAACAGCAATCGCCCTATCGCCACCTGCTCAAGCCCAAGGCCGGCGGCGTGGCCTTCGTGCTGGCGGCGCTGGGCGAGCAACTCGATGCGCTGCTGGACGTGACCATCGTCTACCCGGGCAACAAGGCCCCGGGGTTCTGGGACCTGCTCAACGGCAGCATCAGCCGGGTGATCATCGATATCCGCGTGCGCGAGCTGGATCCGGCGTTGAGCGAAGGCGACTACGAGAACGACCCGGCGTTCCGCCAGACCGTGCAGGCCTGGGTCAACCAGCTGTGGCTGGACAAGGACCAGCGGATCGAGGAGCTGCGCGCCGAGATGCGCTGA
- a CDS encoding ATP-dependent zinc protease family protein, translating into MKSLLALLSLLALPVMAAEPTIYGRYENIKLPEIGQTLEAKMDTGAWTASLSAKDIEMFTRDGNEWVRFRLATKGASDKVYEHEVSRISKIKNRAEEDDEEEAPALSHRPVIDLEMCLGDVKRTVEVNLVDRSNFRYPLLIGSKALRKFKAAVDPREKFTAGNPGC; encoded by the coding sequence GTGAAATCCTTGCTTGCCCTGCTGTCCCTGCTGGCGCTGCCGGTCATGGCCGCCGAACCGACGATTTATGGTCGCTACGAGAACATCAAGCTGCCGGAAATCGGCCAGACCCTGGAAGCCAAGATGGACACCGGTGCCTGGACCGCCTCCTTGTCGGCCAAGGACATCGAGATGTTCACCCGTGACGGCAATGAGTGGGTACGCTTCCGCCTGGCTACCAAGGGCGCCAGCGACAAAGTCTACGAGCACGAAGTGTCGCGCATCAGCAAGATCAAGAACCGCGCCGAGGAAGATGACGAGGAAGAGGCGCCAGCGCTCTCCCATCGCCCGGTGATCGACCTGGAAATGTGCCTGGGCGACGTCAAGCGCACGGTGGAGGTCAACCTGGTCGACCGTAGCAACTTCCGTTACCCGCTGCTGATCGGCTCCAAGGCCCTGCGCAAGTTCAAGGCGGCGGTGGACCCGCGCGAGAAGTTCACGGCGGGCAATCCGGGCTGCTGA
- the creB gene encoding two-component system response regulator CreB — protein MPHILIVEDESAIADTLVYALQADGHSTEWVSLGSAAVEQQRLRPADLVILDIGLPDISGFETCRQLRRFSDVPVMFLSARDAEIDRVLGLEIGADDYVVKPFSPREVAARVRAILKRMAPRPEPVEPASPFQLDTLAMRILYRNQPLTLTRHEFRLLQSLLEQPRRVFSREQLLDGLGVASDVGYERTIDSHIKSLRAKLRQVAVDAEPIQTHRGLGYSYSPEHA, from the coding sequence ATGCCCCACATCCTCATCGTCGAAGACGAATCCGCCATCGCCGACACCCTGGTCTATGCCCTCCAGGCCGACGGCCACAGCACCGAATGGGTGAGCCTGGGCAGCGCCGCCGTCGAGCAGCAACGCCTGCGCCCGGCCGACCTGGTGATCCTCGACATCGGCCTGCCGGATATCAGCGGTTTCGAAACCTGTCGCCAGCTGCGCCGCTTCAGCGACGTGCCGGTGATGTTCCTCAGCGCCCGCGACGCCGAGATCGACCGGGTGCTGGGCCTGGAAATCGGTGCCGACGATTATGTGGTCAAGCCGTTCAGCCCTCGCGAGGTGGCCGCGCGGGTGCGGGCGATCCTCAAGCGCATGGCGCCCCGGCCCGAGCCGGTCGAGCCGGCATCGCCGTTCCAACTCGACACCCTGGCCATGCGCATCCTCTACCGCAACCAACCATTGACCCTGACCCGGCACGAGTTCCGCCTGCTGCAAAGCCTGCTCGAGCAGCCACGGCGGGTGTTCAGCCGCGAGCAGTTGCTCGACGGCCTCGGCGTGGCCTCGGATGTGGGCTACGAACGCACCATCGACAGCCATATCAAGAGCCTGCGGGCCAAGCTGCGCCAGGTGGCCGTGGACGCCGAGCCGATCCAGACCCACCGCGGCCTGGGCTACAGCTACAGCCCGGAACACGCCTGA
- the creC gene encoding two-component system sensor histidine kinase CreC, with protein sequence MRLGIRIFLVYFLFVGLAGYFLLNTVREQIRPVVRQSSEETLVDTANLLAEILRDDVKRGTLSQSRLAQVLTAYGERRPSAQIWGLAKNQVSHRIYVTDANGIVLLDSTGQDLGKDYSRWNDVYLTLRGQYGARSTRSDPDDENSSVMHVAAPILDEGRIIGVVTVAKPNSSLQPYIDRSEQRLLSLGLGLIVLGLLVGAALSWWLTRSLRRLTHYAQAVSAGERAALPHYKGGELLQLATAVERMRTQLEGKAYVERYVHTLTHELKSPLAAIRGACELLQGEMPHEQRARFAGNIERESERLQQMIERLLNLARVEQMQALEDEQQVPLAALVDELLLAHAARIDAAGAQVRQDIPASARLLCDPFLMRQALANLLDNALDFTPQQGVLTFALEIEGERAALSLCNQGPAIPDYALERVSERFYSLPRPATGRKSTGLGLNFVAEVMQLHGGALAVDNVEGGVRVRLWLPMRRLG encoded by the coding sequence ATGCGCCTGGGAATCCGGATCTTCCTGGTGTACTTCCTGTTCGTCGGGCTGGCGGGTTACTTCCTGCTCAACACCGTGCGCGAGCAGATTCGCCCGGTGGTGCGCCAGTCGTCCGAGGAGACCCTGGTCGACACCGCCAACCTGCTGGCGGAAATCCTGCGTGACGACGTCAAGCGTGGAACCCTGAGCCAGAGCCGCCTGGCCCAGGTGCTGACGGCCTATGGCGAGCGCCGCCCCAGCGCGCAGATCTGGGGGTTGGCGAAGAACCAGGTCAGCCACCGCATCTACGTGACCGACGCCAACGGCATTGTCTTGCTCGACTCCACTGGCCAGGACCTGGGCAAGGACTATTCACGCTGGAATGATGTCTACCTGACCTTGCGTGGCCAGTACGGCGCACGTTCGACGCGCAGCGACCCGGATGACGAGAACAGCTCGGTGATGCACGTGGCGGCGCCGATCCTTGATGAGGGCCGGATCATCGGTGTGGTCACGGTGGCCAAGCCCAACAGTTCGCTGCAGCCCTACATTGATCGTTCCGAGCAGCGCCTGTTGAGCCTCGGCCTAGGGCTGATCGTGCTCGGCCTGCTGGTGGGCGCGGCGCTGTCGTGGTGGCTGACCCGCTCGCTGCGCCGGCTCACCCACTATGCCCAGGCCGTCAGCGCGGGCGAGCGCGCGGCCTTGCCGCACTACAAGGGCGGCGAGCTGCTGCAACTGGCCACGGCGGTGGAGCGCATGCGCACGCAACTGGAGGGCAAGGCCTATGTCGAGCGCTATGTGCACACCCTCACCCATGAGCTGAAAAGCCCGCTGGCGGCGATACGCGGCGCTTGCGAGCTGCTGCAGGGCGAGATGCCGCACGAGCAGCGGGCGCGTTTCGCCGGCAACATCGAGCGTGAGAGCGAACGCTTGCAGCAGATGATCGAACGCCTGCTCAACCTGGCCCGGGTCGAGCAGATGCAGGCGCTGGAGGATGAACAACAGGTGCCGCTGGCGGCGCTGGTCGACGAATTGCTGCTGGCCCATGCCGCGCGAATCGACGCGGCAGGGGCGCAGGTACGCCAGGACATACCGGCCAGTGCCAGGCTGCTCTGCGACCCGTTCCTGATGCGCCAGGCCCTGGCCAACCTGTTGGACAACGCCCTGGATTTCACGCCGCAGCAAGGCGTGTTGACCTTTGCGCTGGAGATCGAGGGCGAGCGGGCAGCGCTGAGCCTGTGCAACCAGGGGCCGGCCATTCCCGACTATGCGCTGGAGCGGGTGAGCGAGCGATTCTATTCGCTGCCAAGGCCCGCTACCGGGCGCAAGAGCACTGGGCTGGGGCTGAACTTCGTGGCCGAGGTGATGCAGTTGCATGGTGGGGCATTGGCGGTGGACAACGTCGAGGGTGGGGTGCGGGTGAGGCTCTGGTTGCCGATGCGGCGACTTGGCTGA
- the creD gene encoding cell envelope integrity protein CreD yields the protein MNKTLGFKLGLIAVLIVLLLIPLLMIGGLIDERQQLRNNVLGEIAASSSFDQLVSGPVLVVPYRKYERRWIDKDGQSVQETTTMHGNLYFLPETFAMDVGVDTELRARGIYQARLFHAKGRVSGRFKLPERWGIEKDYDDYRFDKPFLMVGISDIRGIENSLELTLDDQRMPFEAGSGVDWLPGGVHVALPQLSDQKAREFDYAFDLALLGTGQLAVLPVGRSSMVDMRANWPHPSFVGSYLPSRRAIDEKGFSAHWQTSFFATNLEESMRLCATVGKCGDFNERAFGVSFVDPVDQYLKSERAIKYALLFIALTFAGFFLFEVLKNLSVHPVQYILVGVALAFFYLLLLSLSEHLGFGLAYGLSASGCVLLIGFYLVHVLRSLGRGIGFAAGLAALYAMLYGLLSAEDYALLMGSLLCFGLLGVFMVLTRRLDWSRVGRMA from the coding sequence ATGAACAAGACCTTAGGTTTCAAGCTCGGCCTGATCGCCGTGCTGATCGTGCTGCTGCTGATTCCCCTGCTGATGATCGGCGGCCTGATCGACGAACGACAGCAACTGCGCAACAACGTACTGGGCGAGATCGCCGCCAGCTCCAGCTTCGACCAGCTGGTCAGTGGCCCGGTGCTGGTGGTGCCCTATCGCAAGTACGAGCGGCGCTGGATCGACAAGGACGGCCAGAGTGTCCAGGAGACCACCACGATGCATGGCAACCTGTACTTCCTGCCGGAAACCTTCGCGATGGATGTCGGTGTCGATACCGAGCTGCGCGCCCGCGGCATCTATCAGGCGCGGCTGTTCCATGCCAAGGGCCGGGTCAGTGGCCGTTTCAAGCTGCCTGAGCGCTGGGGGATCGAGAAGGACTACGACGACTACCGCTTCGACAAGCCGTTCCTGATGGTCGGCATCAGTGATATTCGGGGCATTGAGAACAGCCTGGAGCTGACCCTGGATGACCAGCGCATGCCATTCGAGGCCGGCAGCGGTGTCGACTGGCTTCCCGGTGGCGTGCATGTGGCCCTGCCGCAGTTGAGCGACCAGAAGGCCCGCGAGTTCGACTACGCCTTCGACCTGGCCCTGCTGGGCACCGGCCAGCTGGCGGTGCTGCCGGTTGGCCGTAGCAGCATGGTCGATATGCGTGCCAACTGGCCGCACCCGAGCTTCGTCGGTAGCTACCTGCCCAGCCGCCGGGCGATCGATGAGAAGGGCTTCAGCGCCCATTGGCAGACCTCGTTCTTCGCCACCAACCTGGAAGAGTCCATGCGTCTTTGCGCGACCGTCGGCAAGTGTGGCGACTTCAACGAGCGTGCTTTTGGCGTCAGCTTCGTCGACCCGGTGGACCAATATCTCAAGAGCGAGCGGGCGATCAAGTATGCGCTGCTGTTCATTGCCCTGACCTTTGCCGGCTTCTTCCTGTTCGAGGTGCTGAAGAACCTCAGCGTGCACCCGGTGCAGTACATCCTGGTGGGCGTGGCGCTGGCGTTCTTCTACCTGTTGTTGCTGTCGCTGTCCGAACACCTGGGGTTTGGCCTGGCCTATGGGCTGTCGGCGTCGGGTTGCGTGTTGCTGATCGGCTTCTACCTGGTCCACGTGCTGCGCAGCCTGGGGCGTGGGATTGGCTTTGCGGCGGGGTTGGCGGCGTTGTACGCGATGCTCTATGGGCTGCTCAGTGCCGAGGACTATGCGTTGCTGATGGGATCGCTGCTGTGCTTTGGCCTGCTCGGCGTGTTCATGGTGCTGACCCGGCGGCTGGACTGGTCGCGGGTGGGGAGGATGGCATGA
- a CDS encoding glutathione S-transferase, translating into MILFHSPLSPFVRKVMIVLHETGQLGRVSLQGVNISPVNGDDQLNQDNPIGKIPALRLDDGSVLHDSRVICEYLDTQHVGLPLVPREGSMRWRRLTLASQADAIMDAAVATRYETFLRPADKQWDGWVQAQGEKIRRGLANLEHEHLAEIISGFDIASVGVACALGYLDLRQPGFDWRGLYPGLAAWYAEVSQRPSMVATAPVA; encoded by the coding sequence ATGATCCTGTTCCATTCACCGCTGTCGCCGTTCGTGCGCAAGGTCATGATCGTGCTGCACGAGACCGGCCAGTTGGGCCGCGTCAGCCTGCAGGGCGTGAACATCAGCCCGGTGAATGGCGACGACCAGCTCAACCAGGACAATCCGATCGGCAAGATCCCGGCCCTGCGCCTGGACGACGGCAGCGTGCTGCACGACAGCCGGGTGATCTGCGAGTACCTCGACACCCAGCATGTCGGCCTGCCGCTGGTGCCCCGCGAGGGCTCGATGCGCTGGCGGCGCCTGACCCTGGCGTCCCAGGCCGACGCGATCATGGACGCGGCGGTGGCCACGCGCTACGAGACCTTCCTGCGCCCGGCCGACAAGCAATGGGATGGCTGGGTCCAGGCACAGGGCGAGAAAATCCGCCGCGGGCTGGCGAACCTGGAACACGAGCACCTGGCAGAGATCATCTCCGGCTTCGATATCGCCTCCGTCGGTGTGGCCTGCGCCTTGGGCTACCTGGACTTGCGCCAGCCAGGGTTCGACTGGCGTGGGCTGTATCCGGGGCTGGCGGCTTGGTATGCCGAGGTGAGCCAGCGGCCGTCGATGGTGGCCACCGCTCCGGTAGCCTGA
- the msrA gene encoding peptide-methionine (S)-S-oxide reductase MsrA has translation MVLRSEILVNKNVLPTAEQALPGRETPMSLPEFHYVFEGTPLLGPFFDGDIDFAIFALGCFWGAERRFWQREGVVSTVVGYAGGFTPNPTYEEVCSGLTGHTEVVLVVFDKNRVSYRELLAMFWELHNPTQGMRQGNDVGTQYRSAIYCTSPQQLDEANASKAAFQAELSKAGFGEITTEIAQAPTVYFAEAYHQQYLAKNPDGYCGIGGTGVCLPPSLQGN, from the coding sequence ATGGTCCTGCGTTCGGAAATCCTGGTGAACAAAAACGTCCTGCCCACCGCGGAACAGGCCCTGCCTGGCCGCGAAACCCCGATGAGCCTGCCCGAGTTCCACTATGTGTTCGAAGGCACGCCGCTGCTCGGCCCGTTCTTCGACGGCGACATCGACTTTGCCATCTTCGCCCTGGGCTGCTTCTGGGGCGCCGAGCGCCGCTTCTGGCAGCGCGAAGGCGTGGTCAGCACCGTGGTCGGCTACGCTGGCGGCTTCACCCCCAATCCCACCTACGAGGAAGTCTGCTCAGGCCTGACCGGCCATACCGAGGTGGTGCTGGTGGTGTTCGACAAGAACCGGGTCAGCTACCGCGAGTTGCTGGCAATGTTCTGGGAGTTGCACAACCCGACCCAGGGCATGCGCCAGGGCAACGACGTCGGCACCCAGTACCGCTCGGCGATCTACTGCACCTCGCCACAGCAGTTGGATGAAGCCAACGCAAGCAAGGCCGCCTTCCAGGCCGAGCTGAGCAAGGCCGGTTTCGGCGAGATCACCACCGAGATCGCCCAGGCACCGACCGTGTACTTCGCCGAGGCCTACCACCAGCAATACCTGGCCAAGAACCCGGACGGCTACTGCGGCATCGGTGGCACCGGCGTCTGCCTGCCACCCAGCCTGCAAGGTAACTGA